The DNA segment ACACGCTGATGGACCGGGTCGCCATCGTCTTCCAGGACGTATATCTCTTCGAAGGGACGATCGAGGAGAACGTGCGGCTCGGCCGCCCCGGTGCCGAGAAGGCCGACCTGAGGTCGGCGGCGACGGCGGCACGGCTCGACGAGGTGATCGAACGACTCCCCGAAGGGTGGGCCACGAACGTCGGCGAAGGTGGCGCGCTGTTGTCCGGCGGTGAGCGCCAGCGAGTGTCGATCGCGCGAGCCCTGCTGAAGGACGCACCCATCGTGCTGCTGGACGAGGTGACCTCCGCGCTGGATCCGGTCAACGAAGCAGCCGTGCACGAAGGGATCGAACGGCTCATGGCAGGAAGAACCGTGGTGCTGGTCGCGCACCGGCTGCGAAGCGTGGAACGCGCCGATCACGTCGTCTTCCTCGACGGTGGCCGGATCACCGATGAAGGCAGCCACGACGAATTGCTCCGGCGGAGTCGCCGCTACGCCGAGTACTGGGATGCCCCCAGCCGGAAGCAAGGGAGCTTTGCTGCCGTTTGGCGGTAGCAAAGCTCCCTTGCTTCTTTGCCGGATCGCGCCGAGAAACCCGGTTCCGGGGGAAAGCCCGCGCCCGAAGGGAAGCCCGTGTTCTTGCCTTGACGCTGACGTCAAGGTTTACCTTCGACCCATGCGCATCGGCGAACTGGCGAAAATGGCGGGGACGACGCCCCGCGCACTGCGCTTCTACGAGGCGCAAGGGCTGCTCGGCGCACGTCGCGCCGCCAACGGCTACCGCGAGTACGACGACCAGGACCTGCGACTGTTGCGCGAGATACTCGCGCTCCAGGAAGTCGGGCTGAGTCTCGACGACACGAAACCCTTCGTCGAATGCCTGCGGGCCGGAAACGAAAGCGGCGACTCGTGCACCGATTCCATCGAGGTGTACGAACGCAAACTCGCCGAGGTCGACGCCTGCCTCGACCGGCTCGGTTCGCTGCGCGCGAGCCTGCTGTCGAAACTGGCGGGCGCGCTCGCCCGGCAGCCGGGGCCGTGCCAGGTCGCCGATCACCCCGGCGACACCGGCGAAATCGCGTCCACGAACCCACGGGAGAGCTCATGACACTGGCCGACGTTCCCGGTCAGCTGACCGTCGTCACCGACGACACGTTCGAACGGGATGTACTGCGGCACGAGAAGCCGGTCCTCGTCGACTTCTGGGCAGAGTGGTGCCCGCCGTGCCGCATACTCGCGCCGATCCTGGCCGAGATCGCCCACGAACGTGCCGACGTCCTCACCATCCGCAAGCTCAACACGGACGAGAATCCCCGCACGACGCGCGACTACCAGGTGATGTCGGCACCGACACTGATGCTGTTCCGCGAAGGGAGCCCCATCCGGATGCTCGTCGGCTCGCGGCCGAAGACACGTCTGCTCGCCGAACTGGACGACGCACTCAGGTAACGACCGTCCGCCCGCCGGGCCCGGCTCCTGCCGCGCCCGGATTTCGGACGTCAGCTTCGCGAGCGTCGGGGCAGCCCTTCGCCGACCGGCCTGCTCTACCGACCGGCCCTGCCTGTCACCCCGCTGCTCGACGTGGTGCCCCCGCTTCTCAGGACACGCCGGGCCGGCGCCAGCCGCCGGGAACGGTGATCCGCAGGTTTCGCAGCCGTTCTTCGTCGGCGATCACCTCGATTTCCGTGATCCGGTCCTCCTTGATCGTCACGGTCAGGACAAGACGCAGCAATCCGTTCGGAGCGATGACGACACCCACCGCTCCGTCGATGAGCGCCGGTTCCGCGATGGCCGCCCTCGCCGCGAAGACCCGCGTCTCCCTCGCGACGGTGCTAGCGCCTCGCACGACGGTCGCCGCCCCGGCGGGAAGCGCCGACCTGTCCGCATGCCTGACCACATCGGGGTCGAGCAGTTCGACCAGTGTGTCCAGATCGCCTCCTCTGCTCGCGACCAGGAATGCCTCCACGATGGCTCTGTGTCGCGCGATCTCGGCATCAGGGGCCGTGGTCGTCCCGCGTAGTCGCTGCCGCGCGCGACTCGCGAGTTTCTTCGTGGCGACGGGGCTTCGCGCCACGATGGGCGCGATCTCGTCGAACGGCAGGGCGAACATGTCGTGCAACACGAACGCGACCCGCTCGGCCGGTCGCAGCGTGCCGAGCACGACCAGCAACGCCCTGCCGACCGCGTCGGCGAGCAACGCCTCACCCTCGGGTTCGACCCGGTGTTCGTCCCCTTCCGCCGATTCGGGAAGTTCGTGTCCAACCAGGTCTTCACGGCGAACTTGCCTGGAGCGCAGCACGTCGATGCAGACCCTGCTGACGACGGTGGTGAGCCAACCGGCGAGGTTCGCGACGTCGCCAGTGTCAGACCGGCTGAGCCGCAACCACGTCTCCTGTACCGCGTCGTCGGCCTCCGAGGCCGAGCCGAGCATCCGGTAGGCGATCACCCTGAGCCGGGCACGGTGCTCCTCGAAGACCGCAGCCAGCCGATCACCCTCGTCCATCGGTCACCTTCCGCTGTTCGCAATCGTCATCACTGACGACGTGCCAAAGACGGCAAAGGTGACACGACGCTGCCCACAACTCTTCAACCAGCACAAGACCAGCACGGTACCCGGCAGTCCCGGCCAGCACCGCGCGTCGGCCACCGCCCCCGACCTGGACAACGTCACCAACAGCCGCTACCGACAGGATCCCGCTCGGCAACCGTCACCGATAATCGCCGCCAGACAGCCATCACCGGCAGCCACTCGCAGCCGCCGCCAGCCGCCGCCAGCCGTCACTGACAGTCAGCGCAACACCGACAGTGGGGCATCGGCAGCCGACAGTCGTCACCGACAACACGACATGCACGGCCGTCACCACGTGTCGGCCGCCAACTGCCGACCGGAGCAACGGCGAGCAGGTGCCGCACCGGTGCGGCACCTGCTCGCCTCGCACCACCTGACCGCTTCCTGATCTACGGGCCCGGGTCCCCAAGGGCCGGCCCCCGGTAGCGCGGGCTCGTCGCCGACACCCCCGCGCCTGGCAGAAGGCCGATCTCCCGCCCTCGCTCCAGCGGTTCCACTCTTTCGGTCACAATGGACACTCCAGTCGGGGAAAAGGGACGAGCCAGCTCGGACACGGTGGCCTTCCTGCCGACCATCACCGTTCTCGCGCCGAACCCGTAACCGCGTGCCATGTCTTACTCCTCGCCTCGCTCCGGTTTCTCGAACATCGACAAGCATGCCACCGGG comes from the Prauserella marina genome and includes:
- a CDS encoding MerR family transcriptional regulator, encoding MRIGELAKMAGTTPRALRFYEAQGLLGARRAANGYREYDDQDLRLLREILALQEVGLSLDDTKPFVECLRAGNESGDSCTDSIEVYERKLAEVDACLDRLGSLRASLLSKLAGALARQPGPCQVADHPGDTGEIASTNPRESS
- the trxA gene encoding thioredoxin, translating into MTLADVPGQLTVVTDDTFERDVLRHEKPVLVDFWAEWCPPCRILAPILAEIAHERADVLTIRKLNTDENPRTTRDYQVMSAPTLMLFREGSPIRMLVGSRPKTRLLAELDDALR
- a CDS encoding sigma-70 family RNA polymerase sigma factor, whose product is MDEGDRLAAVFEEHRARLRVIAYRMLGSASEADDAVQETWLRLSRSDTGDVANLAGWLTTVVSRVCIDVLRSRQVRREDLVGHELPESAEGDEHRVEPEGEALLADAVGRALLVVLGTLRPAERVAFVLHDMFALPFDEIAPIVARSPVATKKLASRARQRLRGTTTAPDAEIARHRAIVEAFLVASRGGDLDTLVELLDPDVVRHADRSALPAGAATVVRGASTVARETRVFAARAAIAEPALIDGAVGVVIAPNGLLRLVLTVTIKEDRITEIEVIADEERLRNLRITVPGGWRRPGVS